The DNA segment TTGCAGGGTTGCTGCATGATGTGGGGAAAATAGTCTTCCAGAGATTTTTCTCAACAGAATATGCCAAAGTCATCCAATACTGCCAAAGCCACAGGATCTGGATCAGAGAGGCAGAAAAGGCAATTTTAGATGGGACAGACCACAATGACATCGGGGAAGTGGTTGGCGAGAAATGGAAACTTCCTCCACGCCTGGTGCGTGTGTTGAAGTACCACCATACACCCCTCGCATCTCCGGAAGCCGATATGCTGACCTCGCTGGTGCACGCAGGGGACGTTTTCACCAGGATCCGCAAGATCGGTGATGGCGGAGATGGAAATTTCATACCGCAACTTGTGAAGGAAATCTGGTATAAACTGAAAATCTCTCCTGAAGAACTGAATAAGGTCTATCTGGAACTGGATGATGAGATGCAGAAGGCCATGGAATTTCTGGAACTGGCTAAATGAATGAGAATGAAAACGAAATTCTTAAGGAAATTTCTGATCTCAAGGATGCTTATTTCAACTTGCTGTCCAGCCTTTTCAGACTGTCCGAAGCAATCAGCTTCAAATTCAGCCTGGAAGAAATCTTCCTGATCGCGCTTGAACTCCTGAATTCAGCCAAACCTTATTATTACGGAGCCATCTTCATGTCAGCCGGAGATTCTTATGAACTTAAATACTCCATGGGGGACTCTGCCAATCAGAAAAGAATCCGTGACTTGTCTGCTGAACTGTTCCCATGGGTTTTGACCGGGCAGAAAAAAGTGTCTGTTCTGCCGGATTTTGACGAAAGGACAGGGGCTGAACTGGGAAGCACGATTCTGATCCCGCTTCTTTCAAAGGAAAAACCGCTCGGCATCATCAGCCTGCTTTCCAAGAGTTCGGCTGAAGTTTATCTGAAACAGGATCTGGAGCTTTTTTCCATCATTGGAAACCAGACTGCAGTAGCCATCCACAATGCCCTCCTTTATCAGACGATGGAAGAGAAGAATCGCGAACTGGGTAATCTGAAAAATTATCAGGACAATATCCTGGAAAACATCGAAAACGCGATCCTGGTGACGGATCTTTCGGGAAAAATCACCACTTTCAACCGCTCCGCAGAAAAACTCTTTGGGTTCACTCATGAAAAAGCCTTGTCTCAGAGTTTCAGGACTGTATTTCCTGGGAAGGGCGGGGAGAGTCTCGGCATTGCACTTAAGAATGCATCTGATCTTCAGCACACTGAAGTGATCGAGGTGGAGTTCTATGCCCAGCTCAAACCGATCCCGCTTGAAATCACGGTTTCACCGTTGATCGAGATCGGCTCCGGTATCTCAGGATTCATCATTTCCTGCCGCAATCTTTCCCAGTCCCGTGAAATCGAGAGACTGCGAGAAATCGACAGGATTAAATCCGAGCTGATCTCCAATGTCTCGCATGAACTCCGCACTCCGTTGACCTCCATCAAAGCTTACGCAGAAACTATGATCAACATGATCGACAATGGAGAGAGTGAAACAATCACCGAACGTGATTTTCTGAGCGTTATCGACAGCGAGACTGAGCGGTTAACAGGTTTAATCGACGAGCTTTTGACCTTATCACAGCTGGAGAGTAAGCGTGTGAAGCTTAAGCTTGAGGAATTCGAGGTTGGCGCATTGATCCACGAAGTGGAAGTCCTGGTGCGCGAACTGATCAAGAAACGGGAGATCACTTTCAGCTTTGGCATCAGGGAAAGCGTGACAATCAAATCCGACAGGGAAAAGATAAAGCAGATATTGGTAAATTTGGTCAGCAATGCTGTAAAATATAATAAGGAAAAAGGCAAGATCAAGGTTACCCTCAGAAAAGTCGGGGGAGAATGCATGATCAAGGTGGCTGACACCGGCATTGGAATCCCTAGGGATGCGAAGGAGAAAATCTTCAACAGGTTTTTCAGGGTAGACAGCTCCATGACTTATGAGATATCAGGTACTGGTCTTGGTCTTTCAATCTGCAAGGATCTGGCTGAGTTCTGCAGGGGACGAATCAGTTTCAGCAGCAGGCTGGGTTACGGCAGCGTTTTCAAGCTTTTCCTGCCGCTGGAGCAATAAATAGGATTTATGGTCAAAATTTTCCTGATCAATGAACTTGGATCCGCTGAAATTCTAGTCCAGAAGGATGAACTTCAGTGTTTCAAAATCAATTCAGGCCGTTTTCAGGGTAACACCCTGTCCGAACTCGGAATCGCCGGTTTTCAGCCTGATGTAAGCTATTTTGTTGATTTCATGTCCGAAAAAGCAGATCGGATCGGGCTGCTTGTCAGTGATGAACAGCTGAGTCCGGAACAGACATTTGAACAGAAACTTGAACTATTGCGGCGCCATTTCAGGCGCAGAATCGAGGCGCGGGAGAACGAACTGCGGGAGTTGGAGAGAAGCCTTGATTCCAGCATGCAGGCCATGACCGACCTGTACGAGGAGCTGTCGGCTCTCTATGATCTGGCCAAACTCACAGGGAAAAAAATCGTTACGTTTTACGATGTGGATCAGCTCCTGAGAGAAATACTATACCTGGTTTCTGAATCCGGTCTTTTCAAAGCTGACGGCATTGTAATCTCCACCATCGACGATTCCACTGGAATCACTTCCAGGATTGCAGGATGGGACAAGGAGTCCAACGCTGTGATTGACATGCTTCCCACTCACGTTGTCTGGGAAAAGATGCACCGCCTGGTTGAGATTTCCGTAAACAATAAACATTCACTCCTCTATCCAGGAGATGGTGTCCCAGATGGCTTGGATGGGAAAATCGATTCTTTCGTCCTGGTCGAACCGATTTTTACCACTGAAAACAAACGCCTGGGTGCAATCCTGGTCTATCGCAGCTACGAAGAAATCAGTGAGAAACTTCGGAATTTTCTGTCAGTGATAGGCTCGCAGGTCAGCCTGATTATTTCGCTGGGCAACACTTTTCAGGAGATTTTAAACAAGAAAAAGATGGAGAGAGAACTGGAACTGGCCGCGGACATCCAGAAAAAACTGCTGCCCAAGAAGCATCCTTTTGTGATGGGTTGGGATATTTATGGGAAAATGAGCACAGCCCGTGTGGTGGGAGGTGATTATTTCGATTATTTCCTGGACGACAGGGAGAGAAATCTATCCGTGATCATCGCCGATGTCTCAGGAAAAGGAATTTCAGCGGCACTGGTGATGGCTACTTTCCGGGGAATCTTGAGAACAGTTTTCAGCGAGTCTGTTGAGATCAGAACAGTGATCGAGAAATTGAACAACACCTTAAGGGACGATGTCGAAGGTGAGAAATTTGTGACCCTTTTCCTGATCAAGATCGATCTGCAGACTGGAGAAGCACATTACATCAAAGCCGGGCATAATCCCCCGCTCTTTTTCAAAAGCAGCGAAAAC comes from the Candidatus Wallbacteria bacterium genome and includes:
- a CDS encoding HDOD domain-containing protein, coding for MDLELVAGRIKDLPTLPIVVNKIVTLVENPKASAADLAKIVSMDPALTTKILTVVNSAFYSFPRKISTISHAVMILGFGDVKNIALSISVFNIFKGKKSEALNLPEFWKHSIGVGVAARLLGKRVKYPEAEEAFIAGLLHDVGKIVFQRFFSTEYAKVIQYCQSHRIWIREAEKAILDGTDHNDIGEVVGEKWKLPPRLVRVLKYHHTPLASPEADMLTSLVHAGDVFTRIRKIGDGGDGNFIPQLVKEIWYKLKISPEELNKVYLELDDEMQKAMEFLELAK
- a CDS encoding ATP-binding protein gives rise to the protein MNENENEILKEISDLKDAYFNLLSSLFRLSEAISFKFSLEEIFLIALELLNSAKPYYYGAIFMSAGDSYELKYSMGDSANQKRIRDLSAELFPWVLTGQKKVSVLPDFDERTGAELGSTILIPLLSKEKPLGIISLLSKSSAEVYLKQDLELFSIIGNQTAVAIHNALLYQTMEEKNRELGNLKNYQDNILENIENAILVTDLSGKITTFNRSAEKLFGFTHEKALSQSFRTVFPGKGGESLGIALKNASDLQHTEVIEVEFYAQLKPIPLEITVSPLIEIGSGISGFIISCRNLSQSREIERLREIDRIKSELISNVSHELRTPLTSIKAYAETMINMIDNGESETITERDFLSVIDSETERLTGLIDELLTLSQLESKRVKLKLEEFEVGALIHEVEVLVRELIKKREITFSFGIRESVTIKSDREKIKQILVNLVSNAVKYNKEKGKIKVTLRKVGGECMIKVADTGIGIPRDAKEKIFNRFFRVDSSMTYEISGTGLGLSICKDLAEFCRGRISFSSRLGYGSVFKLFLPLEQ
- a CDS encoding SpoIIE family protein phosphatase, producing MVKIFLINELGSAEILVQKDELQCFKINSGRFQGNTLSELGIAGFQPDVSYFVDFMSEKADRIGLLVSDEQLSPEQTFEQKLELLRRHFRRRIEARENELRELERSLDSSMQAMTDLYEELSALYDLAKLTGKKIVTFYDVDQLLREILYLVSESGLFKADGIVISTIDDSTGITSRIAGWDKESNAVIDMLPTHVVWEKMHRLVEISVNNKHSLLYPGDGVPDGLDGKIDSFVLVEPIFTTENKRLGAILVYRSYEEISEKLRNFLSVIGSQVSLIISLGNTFQEILNKKKMERELELAADIQKKLLPKKHPFVMGWDIYGKMSTARVVGGDYFDYFLDDRERNLSVIIADVSGKGISAALVMATFRGILRTVFSESVEIRTVIEKLNNTLRDDVEGEKFVTLFLIKIDLQTGEAHYIKAGHNPPLFFKSSENMISKMEGAGLFLGMFDDLMLEVINTSIGMQDALLLYTDGAIELVNQQDEEYGIDKLKLTFQESLSEIMVNSVCQVFSQIENFKGTGDWFDDVTLIGIRRSPFTIREAAFSSDYHELRSFSCNLQKELETEYPDIIQSEDCYNLRLIVDELVTNAIQHGNKKDPNRKVKITCKSDHRGIHLIVCDEGDGFNWQEEMRQAQVINIYKTRDRGMLICLNLSESFYYSKKGNEAHLALYWRKYEKNLTG